The Candidatus Saccharibacteria bacterium sequence AACTCCCACGACGCCCTCGGGCATATCCTGAAAACTAACCGCCTTATCGTCAAGAAATATAATTTTCTTCACACGTAGGGGCCGAAAATCCTTTGTTAGTGCCGGAGGAATAATAAAGCCATCGTCTCGCCTCCAGCCAGACAGTAATTCGCCCTTTTCTTTAATATTAGTAACGATATGCGGGATAGATAAAAATCCAGCAGCCTCTAGTTTTGCCAGCTGCCATGTCTCGCCCCCGTAGGTAACAATTCCATAGGGAATATCCATTTTATCAAGCATTGCAAGTAACTCGTTTGCAAATGGCTGGTGCACGTCCTCTTTTTTAGCCTGTTCAACAAACCGCTTTTGAATATCGAGCCATGATGTCGAGCTTCCTCTGTCTTTAAGACTTTTGCGCATAAAGCTGATGGTGTCAAATGACTTTCCCACCTCTTCAATAAGTCGCCTTCCGGTTTGAATCTCTTCGGCAGTGAGCGACGTTTCTTCCGTTATGACCCGCTCTAAAATCTGGTGAAACCTATCCGTATTACCAAGACAACGGTCAAAATCAAGAACAAAAAATGTATCGGCGTATGTTTTATCTTCCATTGGCATTGTTGTATATTCCTATAATCGCTTTAGCGACCGCGCTCGAATCGTGTCGTATGAGTGAGCGTGTTACTGGTAGCATATCACCTTTGTGCTCGGAGGCCATAGCTCCCAAAAAATCACCTGCCACCGTTTTGTAACTCTTCTTTGCAAGAACATCACGGTCAATCGGAACCAGGTATGCATCCTCCGCCTCGTAGCGCTTGGCGAGTTCATTTTCTGGCACCTGCTCGTTATAAAGCACGTAGTCGAGAAACGCCGCGCCAGCAAAACGCTCAATCTCATCGGCATGATCACTTACTGTAAATCCTTCTGTCTGGCCCTTTTTCGTCACCAGGTTCGAAACATACACGGTTGTTGCCTTTGTATTTTTTAATGCATGGCCAATACCATCAATAATAAGCAGCGGCCCCAGCGAGGTGTAAAGATCGCCCGGCGCAATAACCACTAAATCGGCCTGCTCTATAGCCGCAAGGCATGTTGGATTGGGCGTTGCATTTGGAACAAGAGTTAGTGTCGCTTTTCGCGGATCGTGCTCAAAATAGTCAGCGTCAATCACCCGCTCTCCCCGCAAAATCACACTTGCCCCAGGCCACTCCATCTTCAACCGCACATCATCGAGTGTCGCCGGCAAAACAACCCCGTTAACTCTCAAAATCTCGGATGCCGTCTCGACAGCCTCGGTAAAGCTGCCGGTCATTTTTTCGAGCGCACTTAGTAACACATTGCCAAAGGCATGCCCGCTAAATGTCCCCTCTTCAAACCGGTAGTTAAATAAATCGCGCACTTTCGACGATTCGCTAAGCGCCACCAAGCACTGCCGCACGTCCCCAGGGGGCAACGTTCCCAGCTCATCGCGAAGCACGCCAGTACTACCGCCATCGTCGGCCATGTTCACTACGGCCGCAATAGAGTGAGTATAGTCTTTCAGTGCATTCAAAAGGGTAAAACTACCCGTCCCTCCCCCAATAACAGTGATTTTAATATCATTCCGCGGAAAAGGTTCGTTCATATCTTAGCTCTCTCGCAAA is a genomic window containing:
- a CDS encoding YvcK family protein codes for the protein MNEPFPRNDIKITVIGGGTGSFTLLNALKDYTHSIAAVVNMADDGGSTGVLRDELGTLPPGDVRQCLVALSESSKVRDLFNYRFEEGTFSGHAFGNVLLSALEKMTGSFTEAVETASEILRVNGVVLPATLDDVRLKMEWPGASVILRGERVIDADYFEHDPRKATLTLVPNATPNPTCLAAIEQADLVVIAPGDLYTSLGPLLIIDGIGHALKNTKATTVYVSNLVTKKGQTEGFTVSDHADEIERFAGAAFLDYVLYNEQVPENELAKRYEAEDAYLVPIDRDVLAKKSYKTVAGDFLGAMASEHKGDMLPVTRSLIRHDSSAVAKAIIGIYNNANGR